Proteins from a single region of Apium graveolens cultivar Ventura chromosome 7, ASM990537v1, whole genome shotgun sequence:
- the LOC141673139 gene encoding uncharacterized protein LOC141673139 yields MEGFPVLPNSQPKTEVEISQEDFHLFHSIDRRLYLILVVDLLRDPVEAMKIMALWLERVGFFNLVKRILEFPIILINNLAKEANICLTIIDNPRSLLLTSEAGKIPLTQNVVQKNFSLQFLQMNQTLAKFGVENVQSTTCRRAFNDLMQQAILRKEAQRIADRQQQLLENELEMLSNMFGNNVVPADERTIFITFSKGYPVAEWEVRDFFIKKFGECIESFHMQEVRNMEYHSLNARIVLFRDDIIHVILNGASKVKYKINGKYVWMRKFIPMKIKSVTGKSSQQNHNNVVA; encoded by the coding sequence ATGGAAGGTTTCCCTGTTCTCCCAAATTCACAGCCCAAGACAGAAGTTGAGATCTCTCAAGAAGATTTTCATTTATTTCATTCAATTGATCGGAGGTTGTATCTTATTCTTGTGGTAGACTTACTGCGTGACCCTGTGGAAGCTATGAAAATTATGGCCCTGTGGTTGGAACGAGTCGGATTCTTTAATTTGGTCAAAAGAATCTTAGAGTTTCCAATCATACTAATCAACAATCTTGCAAAAGAGGCTAACATATGCCTCACAATTATTGATAATCCTCGGTCTTTATTACTCACATCGGAGGCTGGTAAAATTCCTCTAACACAGAACGTGGTGCAAAAGAACTTTTCTCTTCAATTTTTGCAAATGAATCAAACACTTGCAAAATTTGGAGTGGAAAATGTCCAAAGTACTACTTGTAGgagggcttttaatgacttgatGCAACAAGCTATTTTGCGAAAAGAGGCTCAAAGGATAGCTGATAGACAACAACAACTTCTTGAAAATGAACTAGAAATGTTGTCTAATATGTTTGGTAACAATGTGGTGCCAGCAGATGAACGTACAATATTTATTACATTTTCAAAAGGCTATCCTGTAGCAGAATGGGAAGTTCgagatttttttataaaaaaatttggaGAATGCATTGAATCATTTCATATGCAGGAAGTGAGGAATATGGAATATCACTCTTTAAATGCTCGAATCGTGTTGTTTCGAGATGACATAATTCATGTGATCCTCAATGGAGCTTCTAAGGTCAAATATAAAATTAACGGCAAATACGTTTGGATGCGTAAATTTATCCCTATGAAAATTAAGAGTGTGACTGGGAAGAGCTCTCAACAGAATCACAATAATGTTGTTGCTTAG